In the Micromonospora sp. WMMA1363 genome, CGAGTTGGGGTACGCCGGGTCGGGGGAAAACCGTTCGGCGTTCCCGAAGGCCCGGGTAGTGGCCCTCGCAGAGTGCGGCACCCACGCCTTCGTCGCCGCCGAGATCGGCGGCTACGCCGTGGGAGAGAAGACCCTCGCGCAGCGCCTGTACCCGCGGCTGCGGTCCGACGAACTGCTCACCGCTGACCGGGGGTTCTACTCCTGGCAGGCGTGGGATGCCGCCCAGGCCACCGGCGCGGCGTTGCTGTGGCGGACCCCGAACCAGCTCGACCTGCCCGTGGTCAAGGTCCTGTCCGACGGCACCTATCTCACCGTCCTGATCAAGCCGACTGTCCATGGCGGTCGACGGGAACGGCTCCTCGCAGCCGCCCGCGGCGAGGCTGATCTGACCGACATCAACACTGTTCCCGACGCGTTCGACGACCAGGGCCTGCCGGTCGTCCACCTCGCCAGAGTGGTCGAGTACGACGTACCCGACCGCGTCGGTAACGGCACCGGCGAACTGATCGCCCTGATCACCACAATCATCGACCCCGCCGACGCCCGCGCCGACGAACTGGCCGCCGCGTACCACGAACGCTGGGAGGAAGAAACCGCCAACGACCAGCTCAAAACCCACCTCCGTGGTCCCGGACGGGTGCTGCGGTCCCGCCTGCCGGACCTGGCCCATCAGGAGATCTGGGCCTACCTGATCGTCCACCACGCGATCAGCGCACTGACCGCGAAAGCGTCCGCCGCCGCTGACCTCGATCCAGATCGGATCTCCTT is a window encoding:
- a CDS encoding IS4 family transposase → MSVDVVDRPAVRSDQVTLGVLISQVSREEVDAAVEVCGVREKRSDGKLPAHVTAYLTLGLALFPDDDYTEVASKVTGSLDRFGCWSAGWSVPTSSAITQARKRLGRQVFAEVFERTCGPVAGEAGPHVQVAALGTARGSFLRRWRLLAIDGFEVDLPDSDENAAELGYAGSGENRSAFPKARVVALAECGTHAFVAAEIGGYAVGEKTLAQRLYPRLRSDELLTADRGFYSWQAWDAAQATGAALLWRTPNQLDLPVVKVLSDGTYLTVLIKPTVHGGRRERLLAAARGEADLTDINTVPDAFDDQGLPVVHLARVVEYDVPDRVGNGTGELIALITTIIDPADARADELAAAYHERWEEETANDQLKTHLRGPGRVLRSRLPDLAHQEIWAYLIVHHAISALTAKASAAADLDPDRISFTKALRLIRRTATGTADIPPSGLD